The Alphaproteobacteria bacterium genome contains a region encoding:
- a CDS encoding helix-turn-helix domain-containing GNAT family N-acetyltransferase: MTTPQLEERIAAVRRFSRFYTRQLGLLQESLVHTRFSLTEARVLYELAHRDTVTASELAADLDLDHGYLSRILRRFGDEGILKKVRAPEDARQSVISITAKGRKAFAPLNKNSHDQVAAMLDRMSEAEQARVVGAMASIESLLLPSNARPEPIILRPHRVGDMGWVTSAHGAIYAAEYGWDITFEAMVAKITAEFIENFDARRECCWIAEMDGERVGSAFVVRKTNEVAKLRLVIVDPNARGLGIGKRLVDECLRFAKSAGYKSMTLWTQDYLYAARGIYQRAGFKLIASEPNRSFGVDLISETWERAL, from the coding sequence ATGACCACACCGCAACTCGAAGAACGCATCGCCGCGGTGCGCCGCTTCTCGCGCTTCTACACGCGCCAACTCGGCCTGTTGCAGGAGAGCCTGGTGCACACGCGCTTTTCCCTGACCGAAGCACGGGTGCTCTACGAATTGGCGCATCGCGACACCGTTACGGCCAGCGAGCTTGCCGCCGATCTCGACCTCGACCACGGGTACCTCAGCCGCATCCTGCGTCGCTTCGGCGACGAGGGCATCTTGAAAAAAGTGCGCGCGCCGGAGGACGCTCGGCAGAGCGTCATCTCGATTACGGCGAAGGGCCGCAAGGCGTTCGCGCCGCTCAACAAGAACTCGCACGACCAGGTCGCCGCGATGCTCGATCGGATGAGCGAGGCCGAGCAGGCGCGCGTCGTCGGCGCGATGGCGTCGATCGAGTCCCTTCTCTTGCCGAGCAACGCGCGGCCGGAGCCGATCATCCTGCGCCCGCACCGCGTAGGCGACATGGGGTGGGTTACGTCCGCCCACGGCGCGATCTACGCGGCCGAATACGGCTGGGACATCACGTTCGAGGCGATGGTCGCGAAGATCACCGCAGAGTTCATCGAGAACTTCGACGCCAGGCGGGAATGCTGCTGGATTGCCGAAATGGATGGCGAGCGCGTTGGATCGGCATTCGTCGTCAGGAAGACCAACGAAGTCGCGAAGTTGCGCCTCGTCATCGTCGATCCCAACGCGCGCGGCCTTGGGATCGGCAAGCGTCTTGTCGATGAATGCCTGCGTTTCGCGAAAAGCGCGGGCTACAAGTCGATGACGCTTTGGACGCAGGACTATCTCTACGCGGCGCGTGGCATTTATCAACGCGCCGGATTCAAGCTGATCGCATCCGAACCGAACCGCAGTTTCGGTGTCGATCTGATCAGCGAAACCTGGGAACGCGCGCTTTGA
- a CDS encoding glycosyltransferase: protein MFSVIIATRDSERLLVATLAALVPGATAGVVREVIVADGGSKDETEQVADYAGCGFFSSGEPLGARLKDAAARARGEWLMFMRPGAVPGASWIEDTAAFAQDGQAAVFSMPPAGLAGWIRRLLGTLPGTEQGLLIRKALYAELGGHRADAADPERDLLRRIGRSQLTVLRAAVRRTGI from the coding sequence ATGTTCAGCGTCATCATTGCGACACGCGATTCGGAGCGTCTGCTGGTAGCGACGCTCGCCGCGCTCGTACCCGGCGCCACCGCGGGCGTGGTGCGCGAAGTGATCGTCGCAGACGGGGGGTCGAAGGACGAAACCGAGCAGGTTGCTGACTACGCCGGCTGCGGTTTTTTCTCCTCGGGAGAGCCGCTTGGGGCACGGCTGAAGGATGCGGCTGCGCGGGCCCGCGGCGAATGGCTGATGTTTATGAGACCGGGAGCGGTGCCCGGGGCCAGCTGGATCGAGGACACCGCCGCCTTCGCGCAAGACGGACAAGCGGCCGTATTTTCGATGCCGCCGGCCGGCCTCGCCGGATGGATACGCCGTCTGCTTGGGACCCTGCCAGGCACCGAGCAAGGGCTGCTTATTCGCAAGGCGCTCTACGCCGAACTGGGTGGGCACCGGGCGGATGCCGCCGACCCCGAGCGCGATCTGTTGCGGCGGATCGGGCGGTCGCAGCTGACCGTATTGCGGGCGGCCGTCAGGCGAACCGGTATTTGA
- a CDS encoding PA0069 family radical SAM protein — MAHSAALRRPPAPAPSVAPSGDFLGTAVDRERRRGRGTLSNASGRYEPTARIAFDDGWQSIEELPAFETTVTVETARKIITRNDSPDIRFDRSINPYRGCEHGCVYCFARPTHANMGLSAGLDFESKLFVKPDAPELLERELSAPRYSPRVIAIGTNTDPYQPIERRYEVMRGILEVLERAGHPVGIVTKSALVTRDIDILSRMARRNLVKVALSVTSLDPKLARVMEPRAATPTKRLDTIRQLSEAGIPTSVMVAPVIPAINDMEIERILDAAAAAGAKEAGYVLLRLPLELRDLFREWLIENFPDRHNHVFKLIRDMRGGKDYDAKWGERMTGSGPIAWMIGRRFEAACERLGLNRRKLKLATEHFSPTRKRPQQLSLL; from the coding sequence ATGGCTCATTCGGCAGCATTGCGACGCCCGCCGGCACCAGCGCCCTCCGTGGCGCCGTCGGGCGACTTCCTCGGCACCGCCGTCGACCGTGAACGACGGCGCGGCCGGGGAACGCTGTCGAATGCGTCGGGGCGTTACGAGCCGACCGCGCGCATCGCCTTCGACGATGGCTGGCAATCGATCGAGGAATTGCCCGCCTTCGAGACGACCGTCACGGTCGAAACCGCGCGCAAGATCATCACCCGCAACGACTCCCCCGACATCCGCTTCGACCGCTCAATCAACCCTTATCGTGGCTGCGAGCATGGCTGCGTCTACTGCTTCGCGCGCCCGACCCACGCCAACATGGGGCTGTCCGCCGGGCTGGACTTCGAATCCAAGCTGTTCGTGAAGCCGGATGCGCCGGAATTGCTGGAGCGCGAGCTCTCCGCCCCGCGCTATTCGCCGCGCGTGATCGCAATCGGGACCAACACCGATCCTTATCAGCCGATCGAGCGCCGCTACGAGGTGATGCGCGGCATTCTCGAAGTGCTGGAGCGGGCGGGACATCCGGTCGGCATCGTCACCAAGTCGGCGCTGGTCACGCGAGACATCGATATTCTGTCGCGCATGGCGCGGCGCAACCTGGTGAAGGTCGCGCTGTCAGTGACGAGCCTCGATCCGAAGCTTGCGCGGGTGATGGAGCCGCGCGCAGCCACGCCGACCAAGAGGTTGGACACGATCAGGCAATTGTCGGAGGCCGGCATCCCGACCTCCGTCATGGTCGCGCCGGTCATTCCGGCGATCAACGACATGGAGATCGAGCGTATTCTCGATGCGGCGGCGGCTGCCGGCGCAAAGGAGGCCGGCTACGTGCTGCTGCGCCTGCCGCTCGAACTGCGCGACCTGTTCCGCGAGTGGCTGATCGAGAACTTCCCGGACCGCCACAACCATGTGTTCAAGCTGATCCGCGACATGCGCGGCGGCAAGGATTACGACGCCAAGTGGGGCGAGCGCATGACCGGCTCCGGGCCGATCGCATGGATGATCGGGCGGCGCTTCGAGGCGGCCTGCGAGCGGCTCGGGCTGAACCGCCGCAAGCTCAAGCTTGCCACCGAGCATTTCTCGCCGACCCGCAAACGCCCGCAACAGCTCTCGCTGCTCTGA
- a CDS encoding SDR family oxidoreductase: MDLKNTVAVVTGGNGGLGQRICHALAKEGTNIAVVYAQSANEAGAVADELRKHGVEADPFQCNLREPAQITRMVDEVVKRFGRLDILINDAAYNKSIPFKDLDGLTTEEWSKIIDVNLTGPMHTIKAVAPVMQKQKRGRIVNIASIAGLNPGGSSIAYAVSKAGLIHLTRCMSVALAPDVLVNCVAPGLLEGTRATANLSKAQIENSANGALLKRAADKDDCADQVVVMCKTETMTGTTVAIDSGRAFH, encoded by the coding sequence ATGGATCTGAAAAATACGGTCGCCGTCGTCACCGGTGGAAATGGCGGATTGGGTCAGCGCATCTGCCACGCGCTGGCGAAAGAAGGTACGAACATCGCGGTCGTCTATGCGCAAAGCGCCAATGAAGCCGGCGCGGTCGCGGACGAGTTGCGCAAGCATGGCGTCGAAGCCGACCCTTTTCAGTGCAATTTGCGCGAGCCCGCGCAAATCACGCGCATGGTCGACGAGGTGGTGAAGCGTTTCGGCCGCCTCGACATCCTGATCAATGACGCAGCCTACAACAAGTCGATTCCGTTCAAGGACCTCGACGGGCTCACCACCGAGGAGTGGTCGAAGATCATCGACGTGAACCTCACCGGGCCGATGCACACCATCAAGGCGGTCGCTCCCGTGATGCAGAAACAGAAGCGCGGCCGCATCGTGAACATCGCGTCGATCGCCGGCCTTAATCCCGGCGGCTCGTCGATCGCCTATGCGGTGTCGAAGGCCGGTCTCATTCATCTGACGCGCTGCATGTCGGTTGCGCTCGCACCCGACGTGCTGGTCAACTGCGTGGCGCCGGGCCTACTCGAAGGCACGCGCGCCACTGCGAACCTCTCGAAGGCGCAAATCGAGAACTCCGCCAATGGTGCATTGCTCAAGCGCGCCGCCGACAAGGACGATTGCGCCGATCAGGTCGTTGTCATGTGCAAGACCGAGACGATGACCGGGACGACGGTCGCGATCGATTCTGGCCGCGCATTCCACTAG
- a CDS encoding IS630 family transposase (programmed frameshift) — protein MARAYSLDLRERVVSAVAAGESCRSVAATFQISVASVVKWSQRFRATGSAAAHKVGGRRPYALAGERDWLLRRLAEKPDITLRALGAELAARGIKVSHFAVWHFFEHEGISFKKKPLHASEQDRPDVARRRAQWKKYQGRLDPSRLVFIDETWAKTNMTRTHGRARRGERLVAKVPHGRWRTLTFLAALRSDRIDAPCVIDGPINGESFLAYVEQVLVPALKPGDIVIIDNLGSHKGKAVRRTIRDAGAKLFFLPPYSPDLNPIEQAFAKLKTLLRKAAERTVEATWKRIGALLSCFTPQECANYFANAGYASN, from the exons ATGGCCCGAGCCTATTCTCTGGATCTTCGCGAGCGTGTTGTATCGGCCGTCGCGGCCGGCGAGAGCTGCCGTTCGGTAGCGGCGACCTTCCAGATCAGCGTCGCCAGCGTGGTGAAGTGGTCGCAGCGGTTCCGGGCGACCGGCAGCGCTGCAGCCCACAAGGTGGGCGGCCGGCGGCCTTATGCGCTGGCCGGCGAACGCGACTGGCTTCTGAGACGGCTTGCCGAGAAGCCGGACATCACGTTGCGGGCGCTCGGCGCGGAGCTTGCCGCGCGAGGGATCAAGGTCAGCCACTTCGCGGTCTGGCACTTCTTCGAGCACGAAGGGATCAGCTTCAAAAAAAAGCC CCTGCACGCCAGCGAGCAGGATCGTCCCGACGTCGCGCGGCGGCGGGCGCAGTGGAAGAAGTACCAAGGACGGCTTGATCCTTCTCGTCTCGTCTTCATCGACGAGACCTGGGCCAAGACCAACATGACGCGCACCCACGGACGCGCGCGGCGGGGTGAGCGGCTGGTCGCAAAAGTCCCGCACGGCCGCTGGCGCACGCTCACCTTCCTCGCCGCACTTCGCTCCGACCGGATCGACGCGCCTTGCGTCATCGACGGGCCGATCAACGGGGAAAGCTTCCTCGCCTATGTGGAGCAGGTGCTGGTGCCGGCCCTCAAACCCGGCGACATCGTCATCATCGACAATCTCGGAAGCCACAAGGGCAAGGCTGTGCGCCGTACGATCCGAGACGCCGGTGCCAAGCTGTTCTTCCTGCCACCCTACAGTCCTGACCTCAACCCGATCGAGCAGGCCTTCGCCAAGCTCAAGACGCTATTGCGCAAGGCGGCTGAGCGAACCGTCGAAGCCACCTGGAAGCGCATCGGCGCGCTCCTGTCATGCTTCACGCCGCAGGAGTGCGCCAATTACTTCGCCAACGCTGGATACGCTTCAAATTGA
- a CDS encoding ribonuclease HII, with protein MSRAAAARLPLGDEIVRPTFNRERYAMKNGLLPVAGCDEAGRGPLAGPVVAAAVILDPKRIPRGLNDSKKLNPEQRAALYEKICSSAEVAVAIAPPARIESLNIRGASLWALARAVKALTTRPKLVFVDGIDRIDVDCECRAVVSGDALVVSIAAASIVAKVTRDRLMGCVGAAHPGYGFERHMGYSVPEHFKALNQLGPCVHHRRRFAPVAALLGLTDTPEIDDTAQLSL; from the coding sequence ATGAGTCGCGCCGCCGCCGCACGCCTGCCGTTGGGGGACGAGATCGTCCGCCCGACCTTCAATCGCGAGCGCTACGCGATGAAGAACGGCCTGTTGCCGGTCGCGGGCTGCGATGAGGCGGGCAGGGGGCCCCTCGCGGGCCCGGTCGTGGCGGCCGCGGTCATTCTCGATCCGAAGCGCATTCCGCGGGGCTTGAACGATTCGAAAAAGCTGAACCCGGAGCAGCGCGCGGCGCTCTATGAGAAGATTTGCTCCAGCGCCGAGGTCGCGGTCGCGATCGCGCCGCCCGCCCGCATCGAGAGCCTGAACATCCGCGGCGCCTCGCTCTGGGCGCTGGCGCGGGCCGTGAAGGCGCTGACCACGCGGCCGAAGCTCGTGTTCGTCGACGGCATCGATCGCATCGATGTCGATTGCGAATGCCGCGCGGTGGTGAGCGGCGACGCGCTGGTGGTCTCGATCGCCGCCGCCTCGATCGTCGCCAAGGTGACGCGCGACCGGCTGATGGGTTGCGTCGGCGCCGCGCATCCGGGCTACGGCTTCGAGCGTCACATGGGCTATTCGGTGCCGGAGCACTTCAAGGCGCTCAATCAGCTTGGGCCCTGCGTGCATCACCGCCGCAGGTTCGCGCCAGTCGCGGCGCTGCTTGGGCTGACCGATACCCCGGAAATTGACGACACGGCGCAGCTCAGTCTCTAG
- a CDS encoding glycosyltransferase family 39 protein, with amino-acid sequence MSVSSTAALDRAPMFRVSLILEALRARPVLMFWVAALAQGVLWTLVPSLFYAAPPGDVPLVLAVGNEWLPGSPYGPPLAYWVGNIAFTLGGIVGVYLLSQLCVAVTFWAVFTLGRRILGAAHAAMAILLMAGISVFTVPTLEFGQSVLAMPLTALTLLFGYRALADNRRGDWAGAGVALGLLLLTTYAGLILLALLTVFVVATAQGRSRLASLGPWLAALVVVVVFAPHLYWLHSTGVNPLAAIKELPNLFIGEKRLMAWGNLLLLLLFSHAGLVVLAMVAGGALAGRMPAPAVERVPAEPFAKAYIYYFALAPAFIATLLAVLTEHAAPIGGAGPLVVLSGLAVVVAAGDMIRLYRQRIGALVWLGLLVVPPAVIVAATVTLPWTAAVDLEVSKPATAMGQFFTETFRRRTGRPLAVVIGDVRTAGLVAFASSDRPSLYIDGSATLSPWLSDDAVREKGAIIVWPVTDQGGAPPPTLKERFPDMIAEVPRSFDRSVQGRLPLLRIGWAMIRPRRSTP; translated from the coding sequence ATGTCCGTCTCATCCACCGCCGCGCTTGACCGCGCGCCGATGTTCCGTGTCTCGCTCATCCTCGAGGCGCTGCGCGCGCGCCCGGTATTGATGTTCTGGGTCGCGGCGCTGGCGCAGGGCGTGCTGTGGACGCTGGTGCCGTCGTTGTTTTACGCGGCGCCGCCAGGCGATGTGCCGCTGGTGCTCGCGGTTGGCAATGAATGGTTGCCCGGCTCACCCTACGGACCGCCACTCGCCTACTGGGTCGGCAATATTGCGTTCACGCTCGGGGGGATCGTCGGCGTCTACCTGCTTTCGCAGCTTTGCGTCGCCGTGACGTTCTGGGCCGTCTTCACGCTCGGCCGCCGCATCCTCGGCGCCGCGCATGCCGCGATGGCGATCCTGCTGATGGCCGGCATCAGCGTGTTCACGGTGCCGACGCTGGAGTTCGGTCAGAGCGTGCTGGCGATGCCGCTCACGGCGCTGACGTTGCTGTTCGGCTATCGGGCGCTCGCTGACAACCGGCGCGGCGACTGGGCGGGAGCCGGGGTCGCGCTCGGCCTCTTGCTGCTCACGACCTATGCGGGGCTGATCCTGCTCGCGCTGCTGACGGTCTTTGTCGTCGCGACCGCGCAGGGACGGAGCCGCCTCGCTTCACTCGGGCCATGGCTCGCGGCCCTCGTCGTGGTCGTTGTCTTCGCCCCGCATTTGTACTGGCTTCACAGCACGGGCGTGAATCCTCTCGCCGCGATCAAGGAACTCCCCAACCTGTTCATCGGCGAAAAGCGGCTGATGGCCTGGGGCAATCTGCTGCTGTTGCTGCTGTTTAGCCATGCAGGACTTGTCGTCCTCGCGATGGTCGCGGGCGGCGCGCTCGCCGGCAGAATGCCTGCGCCAGCGGTCGAGCGCGTGCCCGCCGAGCCGTTCGCGAAGGCCTACATCTATTACTTCGCGCTCGCGCCGGCCTTCATCGCAACCTTGCTCGCGGTGCTCACCGAGCATGCCGCACCGATCGGAGGCGCCGGGCCGCTCGTCGTGTTGTCCGGTCTTGCCGTGGTGGTCGCGGCCGGCGACATGATCCGCCTTTATCGCCAGCGCATCGGCGCCCTGGTTTGGCTCGGCCTTCTCGTCGTGCCCCCGGCCGTGATCGTCGCCGCGACGGTGACGCTGCCCTGGACCGCGGCCGTCGATCTGGAGGTGAGCAAGCCCGCGACCGCGATGGGCCAGTTCTTCACCGAGACGTTCCGCCGCCGTACCGGCCGGCCGCTTGCCGTCGTGATCGGCGATGTGCGTACCGCGGGCCTGGTGGCCTTCGCCTCGTCCGACCGGCCGAGCCTTTACATCGACGGCTCGGCGACACTTTCGCCATGGCTCTCCGACGATGCGGTGCGCGAGAAGGGCGCAATTATCGTCTGGCCGGTGACCGATCAGGGCGGCGCGCCGCCCCCTACGCTCAAGGAGCGCTTCCCAGACATGATCGCCGAGGTGCCGCGCTCCTTCGATCGCTCGGTGCAGGGGCGCCTGCCGCTTCTGCGCATCGGCTGGGCGATGATCCGTCCGCGGCGGTCGACTCCTTAG
- a CDS encoding MBL fold metallo-hydrolase — MQAFICVTCGTQYPPADKPPPNCPTCDDERQYVPPSGQGWTTQDKLAVTHVNGWHQYEPGIIGIATQPRFAIGQRAVLMRTTHGNVLWDCISMLDDATVSLIKGLGGIQAMAISHPHFHATMNEWADAFDVDVHVHADDQEHIVRREPRIKLWQGETLKLTGDATLIRGGGHFTGSSMLHWAGGASGRGIVCCSDTAYVAADRKHVTFMRSYPNFLPLPAERVNAIASALAPFAFDKMFGNFFESVIESGAKQAFDRSVERYLAAIR, encoded by the coding sequence ATGCAAGCGTTCATCTGCGTCACCTGCGGAACGCAATATCCGCCCGCCGACAAGCCCCCGCCGAACTGCCCGACCTGCGACGACGAACGGCAATATGTGCCGCCGTCGGGTCAGGGATGGACGACGCAGGACAAGCTCGCGGTCACCCATGTGAACGGCTGGCACCAGTACGAGCCCGGCATCATCGGGATCGCGACGCAGCCCCGCTTCGCGATCGGCCAGCGCGCGGTGCTGATGCGCACCACGCACGGCAACGTGCTGTGGGACTGCATCTCGATGCTCGACGACGCGACGGTCTCGCTCATCAAAGGGCTCGGCGGGATACAAGCGATGGCGATCTCGCACCCGCATTTCCATGCGACCATGAACGAGTGGGCCGACGCCTTCGATGTGGACGTTCATGTCCACGCCGATGACCAGGAACACATCGTGCGGAGGGAACCGCGCATCAAACTCTGGCAGGGCGAGACGCTGAAACTCACGGGAGACGCGACGCTGATCCGCGGCGGCGGCCATTTCACCGGCTCCAGCATGCTGCATTGGGCCGGCGGCGCATCCGGTCGCGGCATCGTGTGCTGCTCGGACACCGCCTATGTGGCGGCGGACCGCAAGCATGTGACCTTCATGCGCAGCTATCCAAACTTTCTGCCGCTTCCAGCGGAGCGCGTGAACGCGATCGCAAGTGCGCTTGCGCCGTTCGCGTTCGACAAGATGTTCGGCAACTTCTTCGAGAGCGTGATCGAGAGCGGTGCCAAGCAGGCTTTCGATCGCTCGGTCGAGCGCTACCTGGCGGCAATCCGCTAA